From a single Pseudoliparis swirei isolate HS2019 ecotype Mariana Trench chromosome 12, NWPU_hadal_v1, whole genome shotgun sequence genomic region:
- the nhsl1b gene encoding NHS-like protein 1 isoform X2, with product MRGERRSASFRKEKPAGLSRALSWLSVSTLSRQSRRIFHSQNDLHAAHHRQPHSHSHTHLNAAGRAEEDDDDNWVYQPQHKRAVSNLDEESKWTVHYTAPWHQQENIFLPGSRPPCVEDLHRQAKVNLKTALRECDKLRKDGFRSSQYYSQGPIFSDPLQSLSSLQDEEDDNDKKSTASSAEDNKSQLSMRPQTPQGGGEGGELYEGDGRVQWNKGAPLPTPEEKMRLAARAVPTDIVPINVTGAVFDRQAGNRRSLINTDTVSRRPKKVKRRKTISGLPDNFNHELAKGRGGELRPHSMFIPGQYSTLGRVGSVNSMLRRSDTRDSGCQTEETKVVPPSMRRIRAQRGQGIAAQMAGISTSSSTGSISISSCESSGILRLPQFNRNPSRFHSLPRQGARVSLSADPIYSSTPIKSEEQTTPPRQIGKLQVDDTVVHMRNAPRTGTLPRPKSQEFRGTLASDWGGGPACVVSPHASYSTSLIPNATLSCSSEVITLNTYAQLPYSQASAYPTARLLSHASSPNTDRRFSRPTGITHSFTCPALATSTPTHTPKDGGLEAAKPASESGLSDSSRHSHSTLAPSPPSCLPEEQWIYDTPENVVVPHRTLTSSCSIPINQLYGSLELSSRTTTDSSSLYSQDNDGYYTSMHMDSGLRSRSHGSGQSAAPGRAARHSMYECREMANREDSVSLYSDHSLSRSISLRKAKKPPLPPARTDSLRRKPSGKKPLGGVSAISGANEPNGAMLNETLIASLQQSLQMGLKGGKGKGASPSSPSDSPSSDYDDPWVLRPRSQSSISAGSSAASVGANANGGGVSSVYSLCHVTPAQSDTSSLRSEYADSWGYYMDYPRNHGDQRVQTPPAHATESMPAGAHPGELHNGGEILNNGRAPGAPGQEGGVAVKPKMATSSPDRVHRLTSPSSGYSSQSNTPTAGTPVPSFVRSMSPSGSRPKPRVPERKSSLLSSVSMSSSSTSLSSNTSDSLKSCGPPPPPPPPLSLSSSAPNTPLSPPPPFPPPLPPCSSAATQPPAPPLPTTPQSQTLSPPLACSTSPEFPPPPSPEMLIHPSSSFNGSFSPPPPPPPPVPSMGPPPPPPLPAFVPPSSSPSLVKAMKGAPKPALSNSPTKSPKPLITPLALQSVRLRAVKQPEKEINGKSDHTKAPLFKPQTLEKSYSLEQPAVIHLSNCSPEEDSRSSSPSPVSKLLELFSDCSIKDDAPYSVVVNGMAEDQRCFIIDRKQQVEGWESLPSPSQSPRSSPVKPKPPVVSKKPHISFLPPFIPQPIDEQVPSPHEDTTNVSHIEDQVDAPQRQTQKEKKDDQSEQREEEETPESSELPSESSETSTVTQNESHCSASDGQSRLHHGLYTNGEAQEEEEDEDEGDGTSSTTGSISSKEDDTGEVFCSSPTESSPVPSANGASRENMVTPTSSRPRTTEDLFAAIHRSKRKILGRKESDEDKSRAGSSPQSPPATPTAGSPVAVSSSPRQSGSIQRNLRKSSTSSDTFKALLLKKGSRTETSFRMSATEMLRSTDPRSQRSPSESALDSPEAPPFSMMAPHSPCNSPGKKAPDVWSRYEALAMSSPTSPSFSAGGFRYGRSRTPPSAASSKYNARCRILSSPMTVICEREGELAESEHGGTAASRSAPTAHTLPVFNNYNGTLSDESGS from the exons CGGTGTCCAACCTGGATGAGGAGAGCAAGTGGACGGTTCATTACACAGCTCCATGGCACCAGCAGGAGAACATCTTCCTTCCAGGCAGCAGGCCGCCCTGCGTGGAAGACCTTCACCGTCAGGCCAAAGTCAACCTTAAGACCGCCCTGCGAG AATGCGACAAGTTGAGGAAAGATGGTTTCCGGAGTTCTCAGTACTACTCTCAGGGTCCCATCTTCTCTGACCCCTTACAGTCACTCAGCAGCctgcaggatgaggaggatgacaaTGATAAgaag TCCACGGCTTCATCAGCGGAGGACAACAAATCGCAGCTCTCCATGAGGCCCCAGACCCCGCAGGGAGGGGGCGAAGGAGGGGAGTTGTATGAGGGGGACGGACGGGTCCAATGGAACAAGGGCGCACCCCTCCCCACCCCAGAGGAGAAGATGAGGCTGGCGGCCCGGGCCGTGCCTACTGACATAGTTCCCATCAACGTCACAG GGGCAGTGTTTGACCGACAGGCGGGCAACAGGCGCTCCCTCATTAACACTGACACCGTGTCCCGCCGGCCCAAGAAGGTCAAACGCAGAAAGACTATATCAGGGCTACCTGACAACTTCAACCATGAACTAG CAAAAGGACGCGGCGGAGAGCTCCGGCCGCATTCCATGTTCATCCCAGGACAGTACTCCACCTTGGGTAGAGTTGGGAGCGTCAACTCGATGCTCCGACGTTCAGACACCAGAGACTCCGGCTGCCAGACGGAAGAAACAAAGGTGGTACCCCCATCCATGAGACGGATCCGGGCTCAAAGAGGACAGGGAATCGCTGCTCAAATGGCCGGCATTTCCACTTCCTCCTCAACGGGAAGTATATCCATCTCGAGTTGTGAGAGCTCTGGGATCTTGAGGCTGCCTCAGTTCAATAGAAATCCCTCCCGTTTTCACAGTCTGCCCCGACAGGGAGCCAGGGTGTCCCTCAGTGCTGACCCCATCTATAGCAGCACCCCCATCAAGTCAGAGGAGCAAACTACACCTCCGAGGCAGATTGGCAAGCTTCAAGTCGACGATACGGTGGTGCACATGAGAAATGCCCCGAGGACAGGCACCCTGCCCCGGCCCAAGTCTCAGGAGTTCAGGGGCACACTGGCCAGCGATTGGGGTGGCGGTCCAGCATGTGTCGTCTCCCCGCATGCTTCCTATTCCACCTCACTCATCCCCAATGCCACCCTGTCTTGCTCCTCTGAGGTCATTACCCTCAACACCTACGCTCAGCTCCCCTACTCCCAAGCCTCAGCTTACCCCACAGCTCGACTGCTCAGTCACGCCTCCTCCCCCAACACCGACCGCAGGTTCTCCCGTCCAACAGGCATCACCCACAGCTTCACCTGCCCAGCTCTGGCCACTTCTACCCCCACTCACACACCAAAGGATGGCGGTCTGGAGGCTGCGAAACCTGCTAGCGAGTCAGGGCTCTCGGACAGCAGTCGACACAGCCACAGCACCTTGGctccctcacctccatcctgcCTGCCGGAGGAGCAGTGGATCTACGACACGCCAGAAAACGTGGTGGTTCCCCACCGTACTCTGACCTCCAGCTGCTCCATTCCTATAAACCAGTTGTATGGCAGCCTGGAGCTCTCCTCCAGGACCACGACTGACTCCAGCTCCCTCTATTCCCAAGACAATGACGGGTACTACACGTCCATGCACATGGACTCGGGCCTGCGCTCTCGGAGCCACGGCAGCGGGCAAAGTGCAGCACCTGGACGGGCCGCCAGACACAGCATGTACGAGTGCCGCGAGATGGCCAATCGGGAAGACTCTGTGAGCTTGTACAGCGATCACTCGCTGTCCCGCAGCATCTCCCTCCGCAAGGCCAAGAagcctcctctgcctccagcTCGCACAGACTCTCTGAGACGCAAGCCTTCGGGGAAAAAGCCTCTTGGGGGCGTTAGCGCCATCAGCGGGGCCAATGAGCCCAACGGAGCCATGCTCAATGAGACTCTCATTGCCAGCTTGCAGCAGAGCCTACAGATGGGACTGAAAGGAGGGAAAGGAAAGGGGGCGTCTCCTTCTTCGCCCTCTGACAGCCCGAGTAGTGACTACGATGACCCTTGGGTGCTACGGCCGCGCAGTCAGAGTAGCATCAGTGCAGGCAGCTCCGCAGCATCAGTCGGCGCCAACGCCAACGGTGGCGGCGTGTCGAGCGTGTACTCGTTGTGCCACGTGACGCCGGCTCAGAGTGACACAAGCAGCTTGCGCTCAGAATACGCTGACTCCTGGGGTTACTACATGGACTACCCTCGTAACCACGGCGATCAGAGGGTGCAGACCCCTCCGGCCCATGCCACAGAGAGCATGCCGGCGGGGGCTCACCCAGGAGAATTACACAATGGAGGTGAGATTCTCAACAACGGCCGGGCCCCTGGTGCTCCAGGCCAGGAGGGAGGTGTGGCAGTGAAGCCCAAAATGGCCACCTCCTCACCGGACAGGGTGCACCGGCTGACCTCCCCATCTAGCGGCTACTCCAGCCAGTCCAACACCCCCACAGCTGGAACCCCAGTGCCCTCGTTTGTCAGGTCCATGTCTCCCTCAGGCAGCCGGCCGAAGCCCAGAGTGCCCGAGAGAAAGTCatcgctcctctcctctgtatcaatgtcctcctcctccacctccctttcCTCCAACACCTCGGACTCACTTAAAAGCTgcggacctcctcctccaccacctccacccttgtccctctcctcctcagctcccaACACCCCTCTCAGCCCACCGCCACCCTTCCCACCCCCTCTGCCGCCATGTTCCAGTGCCGCCACTCAACCGCCAGCTCCCCCGTTGCCAACCACCCCTCAGAGTCAGACTCTGAGCCCACCCCTCGCCTGCTCCACCTCCCCAgaattccctcctcctccatcccctgaAATGCTAATCCACCCCAGTTCATCTTTCAATGGGAGCTTcagccctccccctccccctccacctcctgtcCCCTCAATGggtccccctccacctcctccactgccTGCTTTTgtcccaccttcctcctccccatctttGGTGAAGGCAATGAAAGGTGCTCCAAAACCAGCTCTTTCCAACAGCCCTACAAAGTCACCTAAGCCCCTGATCACCCCGTTAGCGCTGCAGAGTGTGCGGCTCCGCGCTGTTAAACAGCCGGAGAAGGAGATTaacggcaaatcggaccacacCAAAGCTCCGCTTTTTAAGCCCCAGACCCTGGAGAAGTCTTACTCCCTGGAGCAACCTGCTGTGATACATCTGTCCAACTGCTCCCCAGAAGAAGATTCACGCAGCTCCTCTCCATCACCTGTGTCGAAGCTCTTAGAGTTGTTTTCAGACTGCAGTATCAAAGATGACGCACCATATAGTGTTGTCGTAAATGGAATGGCGGAGGATCAGAGATGCTTTATCATAGACAGAAAGCAACAAGTTGAAGGGTGGGAATCATTGCCCAGTCCGTCACAGAGCCCCCGGAGCTCTCCTGTCAAACCGAAGCCCCCAGTGGTCTCCAAGAAACCCCACATCTCTTTCCTCCCACCATTTATCCCCCAACCAATCGATGAACAGGTTCCATCTCCGCATGAGGATACAACCAACGTGTCACACATAGAAGACCAAGTCGATGCACCGCAAAGACaaacacagaaagaaaagaaagacgaTCAAAGTGAgcaacgggaggaggaggaaacgccAGAGAGCTCTGAGCTTCCATCAGAAAGCAGTGAAACATCAACGGTCACCCAGAACGAGTCCCACTGCTCTGCTTCTGACGGCCAGTCACGTCTCCACCATGGACTCTACACCAATGGAGAGGctcaagaagaggaagaggacgaggacgagggagATGGAACGAGTAGCACGACCGGATCCATCAGCTCCAAGGAGGACGACACTG GTGAGGTGTTCTGCTCCAGTCCGACCGAATCGTCTCCGGTCCCGTCAGCCAACGGGGCCTCCCGGGAGAACATGGTGACCCCGACGTCCAGCCGGCCCCGGACCACTGAGGACCTTTTTGCCGCCATTCACAG GTCAAAGCGCAAGATCCTGGGGCGCAAGGAATCTGACGAGGACAAGTCCCGGGCTGGGAGCAGCCCTCAGTCTCCCCCCGCCACGCCGACAGCCGGGTCCCCAGTGGCGGTGTCCTCCTCGCCCCGCCAGTCGGGCTCCATCCAGCGCAACCTCCGCaagtcctccaccagcagcgaCACCTTCAAGGCCCTCCTCCTGAAGAAGGGCAGCCGCACGGAGACCAGCTTCAGGATGTCGGCCACCGAGATGCTTCGCTCCACCGACCCTCGCTCCCAGAGGTCACCCTCGGAGTCGGCGTTGGACTCCCCCGAGGCTCCGCCCTTCTCGATGATGGCGCCGCACAGCCCGTGTAACTCGCCCGGCAAGAAGGCCCCGGACGTGTGGAGCCGCTACGAGGCCTTGGCCATGTCCTCGCCGACGTCGCCGTCCTTTTCAGCGGGCGGGTTTCGGTACGGCCGCTCGCGCACGCCGCCCTCTGCCGCCAGCAGCAAGTACAACGCGCGCTGCCGAATCCTCAGCAGCCCGATGACGGTGATCTGCGAGCGCGAGGGCGAGCTGGCCGAGAGCGAGCACGGAGGCACGGCGGCGAGCCGGTCGGCACCCACTGCGCACACGCTCCCGGTATTCAATAACTACAACGGCACTTTATCTGATGAGAGCGGAAGTTAA
- the nhsl1b gene encoding NHS-like protein 1 isoform X8: protein MRGERRSASFRKEKPAGLSRALSWLSVSTLSRQSRRIFHSQNDLHAAHHRQPHSHSHTHLNAAGRAEEDDDDNWVYQPQHKRAVSNLDEESKWTVHYTAPWHQQENIFLPGSRPPCVEDLHRQAKVNLKTALRECDKLRKDGFRSSQYYSQGPIFSDPLQSLSSLQDEEDDNDKKSTASSAEDNKSQLSMRPQTPQGGGEGGELYEGDGRVQWNKGAPLPTPEEKMRLAARAVPTDIVPINVTAKGRGGELRPHSMFIPGQYSTLGRVGSVNSMLRRSDTRDSGCQTEETKVVPPSMRRIRAQRGQGIAAQMAGISTSSSTGSISISSCESSGILRLPQFNRNPSRFHSLPRQGARVSLSADPIYSSTPIKSEEQTTPPRQIGKLQVDDTVVHMRNAPRTGTLPRPKSQEFRGTLASDWGGGPACVVSPHASYSTSLIPNATLSCSSEVITLNTYAQLPYSQASAYPTARLLSHASSPNTDRRFSRPTGITHSFTCPALATSTPTHTPKDGGLEAAKPASESGLSDSSRHSHSTLAPSPPSCLPEEQWIYDTPENVVVPHRTLTSSCSIPINQLYGSLELSSRTTTDSSSLYSQDNDGYYTSMHMDSGLRSRSHGSGQSAAPGRAARHSMYECREMANREDSVSLYSDHSLSRSISLRKAKKPPLPPARTDSLRRKPSGKKPLGGVSAISGANEPNGAMLNETLIASLQQSLQMGLKGGKGKGASPSSPSDSPSSDYDDPWVLRPRSQSSISAGSSAASVGANANGGGVSSVYSLCHVTPAQSDTSSLRSEYADSWGYYMDYPRNHGDQRVQTPPAHATESMPAGAHPGELHNGGEILNNGRAPGAPGQEGGVAVKPKMATSSPDRVHRLTSPSSGYSSQSNTPTAGTPVPSFVRSMSPSGSRPKPRVPERKSSLLSSVSMSSSSTSLSSNTSDSLKSCGPPPPPPPPLSLSSSAPNTPLSPPPPFPPPLPPCSSAATQPPAPPLPTTPQSQTLSPPLACSTSPEFPPPPSPEMLIHPSSSFNGSFSPPPPPPPPVPSMGPPPPPPLPAFVPPSSSPSLVKAMKGAPKPALSNSPTKSPKPLITPLALQSVRLRAVKQPEKEINGKSDHTKAPLFKPQTLEKSYSLEQPAVIHLSNCSPEEDSRSSSPSPVSKLLELFSDCSIKDDAPYSVVVNGMAEDQRCFIIDRKQQVEGWESLPSPSQSPRSSPVKPKPPVVSKKPHISFLPPFIPQPIDEQVPSPHEDTTNVSHIEDQVDAPQRQTQKEKKDDQSEQREEEETPESSELPSESSETSTVTQNESHCSASDGQSRLHHGLYTNGEAQEEEEDEDEGDGTSSTTGSISSKEDDTGEVFCSSPTESSPVPSANGASRENMVTPTSSRPRTTEDLFAAIHRSKRKILGRKESDEDKSRAGSSPQSPPATPTAGSPVAVSSSPRQSGSIQRNLRKSSTSSDTFKALLLKKGSRTETSFRMSATEMLRSTDPRSQRSPSESALDSPEAPPFSMMAPHSPCNSPGKKAPDVWSRYEALAMSSPTSPSFSAGGFRYGRSRTPPSAASSKYNARCRILSSPMTVICEREGELAESEHGGTAASRSAPTAHTLPVFNNYNGTLSDESGS from the exons CGGTGTCCAACCTGGATGAGGAGAGCAAGTGGACGGTTCATTACACAGCTCCATGGCACCAGCAGGAGAACATCTTCCTTCCAGGCAGCAGGCCGCCCTGCGTGGAAGACCTTCACCGTCAGGCCAAAGTCAACCTTAAGACCGCCCTGCGAG AATGCGACAAGTTGAGGAAAGATGGTTTCCGGAGTTCTCAGTACTACTCTCAGGGTCCCATCTTCTCTGACCCCTTACAGTCACTCAGCAGCctgcaggatgaggaggatgacaaTGATAAgaag TCCACGGCTTCATCAGCGGAGGACAACAAATCGCAGCTCTCCATGAGGCCCCAGACCCCGCAGGGAGGGGGCGAAGGAGGGGAGTTGTATGAGGGGGACGGACGGGTCCAATGGAACAAGGGCGCACCCCTCCCCACCCCAGAGGAGAAGATGAGGCTGGCGGCCCGGGCCGTGCCTACTGACATAGTTCCCATCAACGTCACAG CAAAAGGACGCGGCGGAGAGCTCCGGCCGCATTCCATGTTCATCCCAGGACAGTACTCCACCTTGGGTAGAGTTGGGAGCGTCAACTCGATGCTCCGACGTTCAGACACCAGAGACTCCGGCTGCCAGACGGAAGAAACAAAGGTGGTACCCCCATCCATGAGACGGATCCGGGCTCAAAGAGGACAGGGAATCGCTGCTCAAATGGCCGGCATTTCCACTTCCTCCTCAACGGGAAGTATATCCATCTCGAGTTGTGAGAGCTCTGGGATCTTGAGGCTGCCTCAGTTCAATAGAAATCCCTCCCGTTTTCACAGTCTGCCCCGACAGGGAGCCAGGGTGTCCCTCAGTGCTGACCCCATCTATAGCAGCACCCCCATCAAGTCAGAGGAGCAAACTACACCTCCGAGGCAGATTGGCAAGCTTCAAGTCGACGATACGGTGGTGCACATGAGAAATGCCCCGAGGACAGGCACCCTGCCCCGGCCCAAGTCTCAGGAGTTCAGGGGCACACTGGCCAGCGATTGGGGTGGCGGTCCAGCATGTGTCGTCTCCCCGCATGCTTCCTATTCCACCTCACTCATCCCCAATGCCACCCTGTCTTGCTCCTCTGAGGTCATTACCCTCAACACCTACGCTCAGCTCCCCTACTCCCAAGCCTCAGCTTACCCCACAGCTCGACTGCTCAGTCACGCCTCCTCCCCCAACACCGACCGCAGGTTCTCCCGTCCAACAGGCATCACCCACAGCTTCACCTGCCCAGCTCTGGCCACTTCTACCCCCACTCACACACCAAAGGATGGCGGTCTGGAGGCTGCGAAACCTGCTAGCGAGTCAGGGCTCTCGGACAGCAGTCGACACAGCCACAGCACCTTGGctccctcacctccatcctgcCTGCCGGAGGAGCAGTGGATCTACGACACGCCAGAAAACGTGGTGGTTCCCCACCGTACTCTGACCTCCAGCTGCTCCATTCCTATAAACCAGTTGTATGGCAGCCTGGAGCTCTCCTCCAGGACCACGACTGACTCCAGCTCCCTCTATTCCCAAGACAATGACGGGTACTACACGTCCATGCACATGGACTCGGGCCTGCGCTCTCGGAGCCACGGCAGCGGGCAAAGTGCAGCACCTGGACGGGCCGCCAGACACAGCATGTACGAGTGCCGCGAGATGGCCAATCGGGAAGACTCTGTGAGCTTGTACAGCGATCACTCGCTGTCCCGCAGCATCTCCCTCCGCAAGGCCAAGAagcctcctctgcctccagcTCGCACAGACTCTCTGAGACGCAAGCCTTCGGGGAAAAAGCCTCTTGGGGGCGTTAGCGCCATCAGCGGGGCCAATGAGCCCAACGGAGCCATGCTCAATGAGACTCTCATTGCCAGCTTGCAGCAGAGCCTACAGATGGGACTGAAAGGAGGGAAAGGAAAGGGGGCGTCTCCTTCTTCGCCCTCTGACAGCCCGAGTAGTGACTACGATGACCCTTGGGTGCTACGGCCGCGCAGTCAGAGTAGCATCAGTGCAGGCAGCTCCGCAGCATCAGTCGGCGCCAACGCCAACGGTGGCGGCGTGTCGAGCGTGTACTCGTTGTGCCACGTGACGCCGGCTCAGAGTGACACAAGCAGCTTGCGCTCAGAATACGCTGACTCCTGGGGTTACTACATGGACTACCCTCGTAACCACGGCGATCAGAGGGTGCAGACCCCTCCGGCCCATGCCACAGAGAGCATGCCGGCGGGGGCTCACCCAGGAGAATTACACAATGGAGGTGAGATTCTCAACAACGGCCGGGCCCCTGGTGCTCCAGGCCAGGAGGGAGGTGTGGCAGTGAAGCCCAAAATGGCCACCTCCTCACCGGACAGGGTGCACCGGCTGACCTCCCCATCTAGCGGCTACTCCAGCCAGTCCAACACCCCCACAGCTGGAACCCCAGTGCCCTCGTTTGTCAGGTCCATGTCTCCCTCAGGCAGCCGGCCGAAGCCCAGAGTGCCCGAGAGAAAGTCatcgctcctctcctctgtatcaatgtcctcctcctccacctccctttcCTCCAACACCTCGGACTCACTTAAAAGCTgcggacctcctcctccaccacctccacccttgtccctctcctcctcagctcccaACACCCCTCTCAGCCCACCGCCACCCTTCCCACCCCCTCTGCCGCCATGTTCCAGTGCCGCCACTCAACCGCCAGCTCCCCCGTTGCCAACCACCCCTCAGAGTCAGACTCTGAGCCCACCCCTCGCCTGCTCCACCTCCCCAgaattccctcctcctccatcccctgaAATGCTAATCCACCCCAGTTCATCTTTCAATGGGAGCTTcagccctccccctccccctccacctcctgtcCCCTCAATGggtccccctccacctcctccactgccTGCTTTTgtcccaccttcctcctccccatctttGGTGAAGGCAATGAAAGGTGCTCCAAAACCAGCTCTTTCCAACAGCCCTACAAAGTCACCTAAGCCCCTGATCACCCCGTTAGCGCTGCAGAGTGTGCGGCTCCGCGCTGTTAAACAGCCGGAGAAGGAGATTaacggcaaatcggaccacacCAAAGCTCCGCTTTTTAAGCCCCAGACCCTGGAGAAGTCTTACTCCCTGGAGCAACCTGCTGTGATACATCTGTCCAACTGCTCCCCAGAAGAAGATTCACGCAGCTCCTCTCCATCACCTGTGTCGAAGCTCTTAGAGTTGTTTTCAGACTGCAGTATCAAAGATGACGCACCATATAGTGTTGTCGTAAATGGAATGGCGGAGGATCAGAGATGCTTTATCATAGACAGAAAGCAACAAGTTGAAGGGTGGGAATCATTGCCCAGTCCGTCACAGAGCCCCCGGAGCTCTCCTGTCAAACCGAAGCCCCCAGTGGTCTCCAAGAAACCCCACATCTCTTTCCTCCCACCATTTATCCCCCAACCAATCGATGAACAGGTTCCATCTCCGCATGAGGATACAACCAACGTGTCACACATAGAAGACCAAGTCGATGCACCGCAAAGACaaacacagaaagaaaagaaagacgaTCAAAGTGAgcaacgggaggaggaggaaacgccAGAGAGCTCTGAGCTTCCATCAGAAAGCAGTGAAACATCAACGGTCACCCAGAACGAGTCCCACTGCTCTGCTTCTGACGGCCAGTCACGTCTCCACCATGGACTCTACACCAATGGAGAGGctcaagaagaggaagaggacgaggacgagggagATGGAACGAGTAGCACGACCGGATCCATCAGCTCCAAGGAGGACGACACTG GTGAGGTGTTCTGCTCCAGTCCGACCGAATCGTCTCCGGTCCCGTCAGCCAACGGGGCCTCCCGGGAGAACATGGTGACCCCGACGTCCAGCCGGCCCCGGACCACTGAGGACCTTTTTGCCGCCATTCACAG GTCAAAGCGCAAGATCCTGGGGCGCAAGGAATCTGACGAGGACAAGTCCCGGGCTGGGAGCAGCCCTCAGTCTCCCCCCGCCACGCCGACAGCCGGGTCCCCAGTGGCGGTGTCCTCCTCGCCCCGCCAGTCGGGCTCCATCCAGCGCAACCTCCGCaagtcctccaccagcagcgaCACCTTCAAGGCCCTCCTCCTGAAGAAGGGCAGCCGCACGGAGACCAGCTTCAGGATGTCGGCCACCGAGATGCTTCGCTCCACCGACCCTCGCTCCCAGAGGTCACCCTCGGAGTCGGCGTTGGACTCCCCCGAGGCTCCGCCCTTCTCGATGATGGCGCCGCACAGCCCGTGTAACTCGCCCGGCAAGAAGGCCCCGGACGTGTGGAGCCGCTACGAGGCCTTGGCCATGTCCTCGCCGACGTCGCCGTCCTTTTCAGCGGGCGGGTTTCGGTACGGCCGCTCGCGCACGCCGCCCTCTGCCGCCAGCAGCAAGTACAACGCGCGCTGCCGAATCCTCAGCAGCCCGATGACGGTGATCTGCGAGCGCGAGGGCGAGCTGGCCGAGAGCGAGCACGGAGGCACGGCGGCGAGCCGGTCGGCACCCACTGCGCACACGCTCCCGGTATTCAATAACTACAACGGCACTTTATCTGATGAGAGCGGAAGTTAA